In Bernardetia litoralis DSM 6794, the genomic window ATTTTTTAGAAGAGCCTTTTTTACAACGATACAAAACGCCAGCACTTGTTTTTTTAATTGTTTTTGTGCTTGCTATTGTTGCTTTTCCTGCTATTCAGCTAATAGGTGCATTAAATGGCGCAATAGAATTTCCTGAATTTTTGAAGGGTTTGGAAAATTGGATGAGAACAAAAGAAGATGCTGCTCAAGTGCTTACCCTTTTTATGACTGATTTTTCTTCGCCTTTACAAACCATTTTGGGTTTTATTGTGATTGCTGTTTTGGCTGGTCTTTCTGAGGAAGTGTTTTTTAGAGGAGTGCTTCAGCCTCTTTTTCAAAATATAACTAAAAATAAACATGCAGCAATTTGGATTACAGCTATTATTTTTAGTGCTATTCATTTTCAATTTTATGGCTTTATTCCTCGTATGCTTTTAGGTGCTTTATTTGGTTATATATATATTTATACCAACAACATTGCTGTTCCTATTTGGGCGCATATTTTGAATAATGGAATTGCACTTTTTTTAGCTTTATATGTCGATAAAGCATTACTTGAATCTCCTCAAGCAAAAGAAATTAATTTTATATTAATCGTAGTTGGCATTGTTAGTTTTGTGATTTGTATCGGGATTTTGAAATTCATTAAAAAAATAATGGAAAAAGAAGTAGAAGAAAATTTGAAATAAAAAAATAGCAGGGTACAGTAAAATAAGCCATTTTCTAGGTTAATCACATCAAAAAACGAAGGTTTTATGTAAAAATGCTTACTCATTTAATTTTAATGCCTTTTTAGCTATATAGTAGCGCAATCTTGAAATTTTATCAATTTAGAAGACCAATAATAAGGTTTCGCAACTCTGTTGCTCTGAATTTCTTTTGTTATCAAAATAATCTACAAAGATTACGCTGATGCAGCTCAAAACTAAAAAATACTCAAATTAGATGCGATTAACTTAACCATTTTCCTACATATATACATTTTTTGTGGGTTCTATGCGTTTTATATTCAAACTCTATTATAATCAAATTATCAAAAGCTATAAATTACGTTTTTTATAAAAATATGAATTTAAAAAATAGAAAATATCTGCCTTCTAGTTTTTCATTTATTGTACTTACTATTTTCTTATTTCTGTTGTCTTTTGGAAAACATACTCTCCTTGCACAAACTCCTTGTTTTGATGTTGCTAATATAAAAGGTTGTGCGCCCTTGACTGTAAATGTTACAGATTGTTCAGGTGCAGACCCAAATTTAGTGTTTTATCGCTTTGGAGGAGCTAGGGTTCAGCGTGAGACTATTTTTACATTCCAAGAACCAGGTATTTATTCTATTTCTCAACTCATAAATACAGGAGGAACAGGCGGAGATTCGGTCAGACGAGAAAATATTATTGAGGTTTTTGCGCCTAAAGTTGTTGATTTTACGGTGCTTCGTTGTGCAGATAAAAAAGTAAGAGTACAAATAAATGAAGATTATTATGACTCTTATAAAATAGATTTTGGAGATAATCAATCTATAATTATTGGAGATAATGAGTTTGCAGAACACACTTATAACTCTGAAAATAATTTTACGATTACAGTAAGAGGACTTTTTACAGATGGCGCAGAAAATTGTACACCAAGTAGTAAAATAATAACGCCTGTGGGTGATTTTTTGCCTCCACAAGTAACTCGTTTTGAAACTTTTGAAAATGGAAATGCAAAAATAGATTATATATTACAAACAGAATTACCTCATAGTTTAGAAATTATGACAAGTAATGGGTTTGAGAAAATAGATAGTATTTCGGTAGGTTCTACCAGTTTTATGATTGAAAATGTTTTGCCAAATGCAATTTATCGTATTTCTGTTCAAGATATATGTTCTAATCAAACTGAAAGTTCATCACTTTTTTATGTGGCTGATGTGTTTTTGAGAGGAGAAGAAAATTATATTGATATTAATTGGACAAAAGTAACAGGAATTGATGATACAGAATTTGTGAAATATACACTTTTGAAAGATGGAAATTCAATTTATGATACTACTGATGTTTCTATCACTCGTATTTTTGATGAAGCTGTGGTTTGTAAGGTTACCTATTGTTATCAGTTGGAAACAGAATTTGCCTCTGGACTCAAAATTATTAGTCCAAAACGTTGTATTTTGGCTGCCTCAAATGTTCTTCCTCCTTCTGTTTTTGATGTTTATGCAAGTTTTACTCCTACTGGACAAACTGTTTTTTCGTGGTCTTATCCTGTGAGTTTGTTAGGTGCAGTAGTTACTGGAACTAAAATAACTAGAAAAAATAATTTAGGAATTGAAAATAATTACACTCTAAATTCAACAGATTCAACTTTTGAAGATAGAGCAGTCAATATTGAAACAGCACCTTATTGTTATTCTATTTCTTATACAAATGCTTGTGATTTGACCTCTGAACCAAGTCCTTTTATTTGCCCGATTATATTGAAAATGGAAGGAGATACAAGGCAAAAAGAAGGAACACTTTATTTTGATTGGACAAGTTTTGAAGGAATACCTACAAATAATTATATTTTAGAACAAACTGATTCTTTAGGAAAAGAGCCTTTTAGTACACAGTCTGTTTCTAGTTCTGGAACATATTCTATTGATATTGGTAGTCAAGAAAATCAGACAAGTTATATAAGAATACGTGCAGATTTAGGCGATTCGGTTACTTATTCGAATACTATTCGTATTGATTTTAACTCTTATATTAATTTCCCAAATATTTTTACACCAAATGGCGATAATTTGAATGATACGTATGGAGTAGAAAGCAAATTTATAAAAGAATTTGAGATGATAATTTTCAATAGGTGGGGAGAAGGTGTTTTTCAGACAAATGATATAAATGAGCGTTGGGAAGGAAGGTACAGAAATAATTTAGCTCCTTCAGGAGAATACACGCTCAAAATAGTTGCTACTGACCAAAGAAATAGAAAATATATTTTTACTGAAATGGTGAAGTTAATGAGGTAATTTTTGTAATTCAAAAATCACTCTATATCAACATGAGTGTCATTTTAAAAATAGAGTGATTATTGGTTTTATGATTATTATAATAATTAATGACGAGAGTTTTAATTTAAAAAGCTCTTTTTTACCGTTGTTGGTGTCCCCACCAACGATAATATTTCCATGTCCAGTACTTTATAATTTTGTACAACTACTTAGTATCTTAAATTAATCCAAACTGCGTATAATGATGTTTGAAATGTTTATAATGAAAAATCAAAATTTCTTGTGCTTGCAAATCACCTAAAAAAGGATTGAAATTATAAGCATCATCTTTTCCTTGATAAATCTCAAAAAATCGTTCTAAAGAAGAAAGTAATTTTGTTTTTGCTTCTATAATTGTAGGATTTGTATATTCTGGCAAACCAAAACGAAAAGCAGGATTGTCTAAGTTTTTAGCCATTGGTTCGACTGAATAAATTAATATATTTTTGAACTCTTCTTGACGAGAGTTAGGAGGAATAGGAGGTGTATTTTTAATAATTGTTGAACTGACAACAGCCGTATAAAGATGTTCTATCATGTGTTGTGCGCTCATTTTTCCCCAATGAGGTTTTGTTACTGCCAAAAGTTTTGAAGTAGCTGCTGGAATAGTTGTTTGTAAAAAACGTTTTGCTTCTGCAATTCTATGAGTTTCTAAAGTAAGTGTAGAATTAGGATTCATTATAATTAGCTGATTTTTTTGAGTAAAAGAATAATCTAAATTTTTATTTTTTCATACGCAAACTAAAAAATAAAGTTTTGTATCTTGTTTAATCTGAAAATTATAAGAACTAACTCCTTGATTTGTAGAGTAAAAAAAATATTTTATCAATCATTTTATAAGTTTTAATTTTAGATTTTTTTTATAAATTGTTTTCAGTAAAAAATATTCGTAAATTAGAAAATTAATTTAGCCAAACTATTATTAGAGTTATGATAAATTAAAAAACTTATTTAAAATAATTTGATATATTTAAACTATAAATATATCATTCATTCTTTTTAAAATTAAATCAGTAATTATCAGTATGGATTTTAATGCCCTTAACAAAAACCTAGAAACTATCATTCAACAGAAGAGTATGCTCGCCGATATGGATTATAGCGACGAAACGTATGATGATGCAGAGGAGAAATTACACGAATTTGAGGATGATTTTTTAGAAAATTATGGTGAATATTTAGAGGATATTTTAGAGGATTTGTATGAGCAGCATAGTCCAACTTTAGATGTTCTTTCTCCAATTGCTTATATTGCTCGTAATTATTCGCCTTTAGAAGAAACTGAAGCAGGACAACAATATAGCTTCAAACCACAAGACGCTGTACAATTTGAAGTACAAAAAGCTCCAAAAATGGATGCTCGTTTGGTTTTCATTCCTAATCCTGTTCGTCTTTTACTTGTTTTGGACAAAAAAGAAGTAAGTGAACTTTGGAGATTATCTGAAGACAAACAACCTAAATAATTAAAGATTAAAAATTACGAATTACGTTAAATTTGATAGTATATTATATCGTAATTCGTAATTTTTAATTCATAATTGAATAAAAGTATGGACGAAAAAAACAATCCTAAGGACGAATTCAAAAAAGAAAAAGATAACTTGGAAGAAGAAAATGAAAAATTTCCCAATCAAAATTTTGAGGAAAAAGTAAATCAACTTCCCAAAAACCTTATTCCAAAAAAATATACCTTACAATCTTCTACTCAAAATGCAGATAGTGAGGCTAGTGATTTATTGAAAGTTGCTGAAGGATTTAGAGAAGAAATTCAAGAGGTTCGTTCTTATTTACGACGTTTTGATAAAGATTATGAAGAAAATGTAAAAAAAGACCCTATCTATCATCATCTAAGTCAGATGAGTGACCTTACTATTGAAGATGATGAACTGGCACAAAGAATTTATAAAAATAAAATAAAAGAATATAAAGGAACAAGAGAGGGCGCACGCCAAACAGGCGATATGGTAGGTAGGGGCAGAAAAGTATATTTGAAGGTCTTTGGAGAAGATGCAACTACCCAAGAAAAACGAAGCCAACCTGACTCTCGCTATCAACCCAAAGAAGCGACTTTACAAAATCAAACCCGTGCTTTAGAAGAAATTTATAGCCAAAGTAAAAAAGGTTTAGAAGAGTATTTAGGTGAAAACCTGCTCAATAAAATTGGTATTTTTATGCTTATTATAGGTGTAATTATGCTTATTAATTTTGGTATTGATTCTGGTTTTATTGGAAATATAGGGCAATTATTTATTGGGTTTACAGTAGGTGGGATTTTACTAGCTCTTTCACACCGTGAAAGAAATACCAGCAAAAACACAAGCGCAACTTACTTAGTTGGTGGGATGATTATTTTATATTATTCAGCTAATTTACTTTTTGAATATTATTCAGTAGGAAGTCAGATTTGGGCGTATGCAATAAATTTACTTATTACTTCAATAGCTGTTATTTTAGCGATTGCACACAATAGAAAAACATTAGCTTTAATGTCTATTTTGGGAGGGTATGTAACTTCGTTTATTGTTGTAGGTTTCGAAACCACAAATTATTTTGCTCTTTTTGCGTATCTTTTATTGCTCAATATCATTGCTTTAGCCATTGCACACCGAAAGGAATGGGATAATATAAATATTTTTACATTCATAGCTTCACTACTTCTTTTTGATAGTTGGATATTTGTTTATGCCGATTTTAATATTGGAAATAATGCTATTACAGCTCTTGTATTTGCGACTCTTTATTATGTTACCTTTTTCTTGATGAATGTAATTTATAGTATGGGTACACAGCAGCGTTTGAAGAGTTTTAATTATGCAATGCTTTTGGCTAATGTTATTTCCTATGTTATTATTATTTCCTATGTACTTTATCAAATTGATAGTTTTGGCTATTTAGGAGCATTTATTTTTGGCTTGGCAGTCTTTAATTCTGTTTATTCTTACCTTCTTTATAAGTCAGATAGTGCTGATGTAAAACTTTTTTATACTGTTATTGGCTATACAATTTTGTTTTTTACAATTGCAATTCCTCTTCTTGTAGATAAAGAATATATCAATATTTGTTATGTTTTTGAAGGTGTAATCTTGATTTGGGTAGGTATTCGTTCGCAAATGAGTGTCTTCAAAACAGCTTCTATGTTTTTGATTGGAGCTTCTATTCTTGTTTGGTTTTTAGATTTGTATTGGGCTTATGAAAACGATTTGACAAGACGGTTTTTATTAAATGGAGCTGTTTTGAGCAGTCTTTTAGCAATGGTTGGACTTGCTTTCTCAATTTATTTATTGAAAGATGAAGATGAAAATGAAGATATTGGATTCATAACAGTAGGAATGTACACCAATTTTCTAGGTGGTTTTATGCTGCTTATTTTGTTTTTGATAGGAAATTTAGAACTCATAATCCACAAAGCAAATAATTTTGGAAGTAATGATTTTAGACTTATTCTAATTGGACTGTTTAATATTATTTATGCTGTTGGTGTGTGGCAATTTGCTAAAACTGTAAAATGGCATGGAGTTACACAGATTATGGGAGGAATGGTCTTTTTGATGGCTTTGGTTTATCTTGGTTTGGTGCAACCTCAAGCAATGGATTTGCTTTTAGAACACATTCGTACAAAATCAGCAGAATCACATTGGCTAACAAATAGTAATGCACTTTCTCAATATTTGGGACATTATATCAATCTTTTTATTACTCTTTTTGGGTTGATTTTACTTACTCGTGATGTCTATTATGAAGATGGTGAAAAATCAGTCATGTATGCCATTACAATTTATATTTTATGCTTTGCTGTGGTAGCTTATTTATCTTTAGAGCTTCGCAATGCTGTTATTTGGATTTTCTATGATATTGGTGATGGGTTAGAAGGAAAAGATGCAATATTAGAAATAAATAGTCAATTTGGGTATCCTATTTTATGGGCTTTTTTGTCAGTAACAGCTATTACTTTGGGTATGAAATATAAAATAAAAGAGGTGCGTTTGTTTGCTCTTATTTTATTTATTGTTTTGCTTGCTAAGTTTGCTTTTTGGGATTTTTGGAGAATGGGAAGAGTCGAAGGAATTATCACTTTTGTTATTGTGGGTGCAATTTTATTGCGTATTGGTTGGAAATATAATCAACTCAAAAAAATTGTTATGGAAGGAGAATTGCAAGAAATTTATCAAAATACTTCTGAAACAGAAACACCAAGACCACAACCAACTGGAAGAATCCCATCTGAAAGACAACCTACTCAAGAGACAAAAAATAGAAGAAATCCAAACTCAAATAGAAATATAGGTTCAGAAATGAATGAAGAAGACAAAAAAAAGGAACAAGATGAATTGGCTGATTTGCCTCCTCCTCCAAAACCTCGTCCAGAAGACAGAACTCCAAACAAACCAAATAAAGAGGATGAATAATTGAATTACAAATAAACTCTTTTTTCGCTCTAAAAATTATATTTCTACATTTCTCGTTCAAGGATTTTCCTTGGACGCTCTTTTTTGCAAGCATATGCTGGAAAAGGATAAGTGATACATTTTTTAAAAACTTCAATATAAAATTTATGACTTTTGAAGAAATAGCTAATATTTTAAAAGAAAAATTTCAAAATTCTATATCAATTCAAAATGTAGAAACTCTACAACCTCGTATTTTGATAGAAAAAAAAGAAGCTTTCTTAGAAATAGCTCATTTTTTATATTCTGACGAACGACTTTATTTTGATAATTTAGTTTGTATAACAGCTTTGGATAATCAAGATAGTTTTGAAGTAATTTATCAATTCTATTCTTATCCTTTTGAGCATTCAATTACTTTGGCTGTTTTATTAGTAAATGAAGAAGACAAAAATCCTGTTGTTGATTCTCTTACTTCAATTTGGAAAGCTGCCGATTGGCACGAAAGAGAGGCATTTGATATGATAGGAATTGAATTTAATAATCACCCAGATTTGAGAAGGTTATTAATGCCTGCTGATTGGGAAGGTTTTCCTCTTCGTAAAGATTACAAAACACAAGAAAATTATCATGGAATAAAAGTAGATTATTAGAATAATGTTTAGTAAAAACTAAATTCTATATAAACTTAAATTTGTTAGCAAATGATTTTTAAAATAGTGCAATAAATACTCCACCCAAAACTCATCCTAAAAACTTTTGTAACATTCCAAACTTTCGTATCTTTGCCTTTCAAATTCTAAAAAAATAGATATTTATTTATATAAACAAGAAAAATAGATTATGGGATTACGTTGTGGAATCGTTGGTTTGCCAAATGTTGGGAAATCTACTCTTTTTAATGCTTTATCTAGTGCAAAGGCAGAATCTGCCAATTATCCGTTTTGTACAATTGAGCCAAATGTAGGTATTGTTACTGTTCCAGATGAGCGCATTGCAGTTTTGGAAGACTTGATTACACCACAGCGAACTGTTCCAGCAATTATTGAATTTGTGGATATTGCAGGTCTTGTACGTGGTGCAAGTAAAGGCGAAGGGTTGGGAAATCAATTTTTGGCAAATATCAGAGAAGTTGATGCGATTGCTCATGTAATTCGTTGTTTTGAAGATGACAATATTATTCATGTTGATGGAAAAATAAATCCTGTTTTGGATAAAGAAACTATTGATGTTGAATTACAACTCAAAGATTTAGAAACAGTCGAAAAACGCCTTGTTCGTATCGGAAAAGCTGCTCGCACAGGTGATAAAACAGCTAAAAAAGAATTTGAAGCATTCGAAAAAGTAAGATTACATTTAGAACAAGGAAAAAATCTACGTTCTTTAGTTTTAGAAGAAGACGAAAAAGAACTTATTGATGAAGCATTTTTGCTTACTCAAAAACCTGTTATTTATGTAGCTAATGTAGATGAAAAATCTATTCATACAGGAAATGCTCTTGTCGAACAACTCAAAGAGTCTGTAAAAGATGAAAATGCTGAGGTTGTTATGGTTTGTGCTTCTATTGAATCTCAAATTGCAGAATTAGAAGACCCAGAAGAAAAAGAAATGTTTTTGGAAGAATATCAACTCAAAGAATCAGGTCTTAATAAACTTATTCGTAGTGCATATTCTATTTTAAATCTAATTACTTATTTTACGGCTGGTGTAAAAGAAGTCAGAGCATGGACAATCGAAAGAGGTTGGAAAGCTCCAAAAGCTGCAAGTGTTATTCATACAGATTTTGAGCGTGGATTTATTCGTGCTGAAGTAATCAAATTAGATGATTATGAAAAATATAGAACAGAAGTAGCATTAAAAGAAGCTGGAAAATTAGCCGTAGAAGGAAAAGAATATGTAGTAACTGATGGAGATGTAATGCACTTTAGATTTAATGTATAAATCAATTACGAATTAAAAATTACGAATGTATTTTTAATAGCTAAGTTATAATTTAATTCAGCAAAAACGGCTATTCATTTTTTCGATGAACAGCCGTTTTTTTCATTTTTATAGTAATAGTCATTTGTATTTATCCTGTCTTTCATCATATAACCGATAGCTCGGCGAAGCCAAACCATAAGAATCACTCGCCAATCAGTTACGGTATTTACAATCTTTCAAAAACAAAACCTTTTTCTGTAAAATGTTCCAAATAACGAGGAAGTACATAAAGCATATTTTTTGACGCTTTTATACTATCATGAAAAGTAACAATTGAACCCGATTCGGTGCATTCAATAGATTTTTTAAGACACACTTTACGAGAAAGAAATTTATCAAAATCTCCTGTCAAAACATCCCACATAATAATTTGATATTCAGTAGAAATTTTCTGAACCTGCTCAGGAGTCAGTCTGCCATAAGGAGGACGAAATAAAGAAACTTGCTCAAACATTTCTAGTTTAGAATATTCATCTAAAATTGTTTTCTTACATTTATTGA contains:
- a CDS encoding T9SS C-terminal target domain-containing protein, with the protein product MNLKNRKYLPSSFSFIVLTIFLFLLSFGKHTLLAQTPCFDVANIKGCAPLTVNVTDCSGADPNLVFYRFGGARVQRETIFTFQEPGIYSISQLINTGGTGGDSVRRENIIEVFAPKVVDFTVLRCADKKVRVQINEDYYDSYKIDFGDNQSIIIGDNEFAEHTYNSENNFTITVRGLFTDGAENCTPSSKIITPVGDFLPPQVTRFETFENGNAKIDYILQTELPHSLEIMTSNGFEKIDSISVGSTSFMIENVLPNAIYRISVQDICSNQTESSSLFYVADVFLRGEENYIDINWTKVTGIDDTEFVKYTLLKDGNSIYDTTDVSITRIFDEAVVCKVTYCYQLETEFASGLKIISPKRCILAASNVLPPSVFDVYASFTPTGQTVFSWSYPVSLLGAVVTGTKITRKNNLGIENNYTLNSTDSTFEDRAVNIETAPYCYSISYTNACDLTSEPSPFICPIILKMEGDTRQKEGTLYFDWTSFEGIPTNNYILEQTDSLGKEPFSTQSVSSSGTYSIDIGSQENQTSYIRIRADLGDSVTYSNTIRIDFNSYINFPNIFTPNGDNLNDTYGVESKFIKEFEMIIFNRWGEGVFQTNDINERWEGRYRNNLAPSGEYTLKIVATDQRNRKYIFTEMVKLMR
- a CDS encoding NADH-quinone oxidoreductase subunit C, with protein sequence MTFEEIANILKEKFQNSISIQNVETLQPRILIEKKEAFLEIAHFLYSDERLYFDNLVCITALDNQDSFEVIYQFYSYPFEHSITLAVLLVNEEDKNPVVDSLTSIWKAADWHEREAFDMIGIEFNNHPDLRRLLMPADWEGFPLRKDYKTQENYHGIKVDY
- a CDS encoding polysaccharide deacetylase family protein, with the translated sequence MRFKPYPHKSGKIVRWLFPRLQWFKPSEKPTIYLTFDDGPIPEITEEVLSILKKFDAKATFFCIGDNVSKHPEVFQKVVQAGHTIGNHTHNHLNGWKNENQNYYENINKCKKTILDEYSKLEMFEQVSLFRPPYGRLTPEQVQKISTEYQIIMWDVLTGDFDKFLSRKVCLKKSIECTESGSIVTFHDSIKASKNMLYVLPRYLEHFTEKGFVFERL
- a CDS encoding CPBP family intramembrane glutamic endopeptidase, whose amino-acid sequence is MKYLFSLLILFVITILTLFASQLIGVFVIGLVYDISLIEFDAVLQNVTSHPELRTAILLLQGLTTQIFGFLAVALFFTKYVYKFNQVNQNSGAVHVMNPKLAQHFLEEPFLQRYKTPALVFLIVFVLAIVAFPAIQLIGALNGAIEFPEFLKGLENWMRTKEDAAQVLTLFMTDFSSPLQTILGFIVIAVLAGLSEEVFFRGVLQPLFQNITKNKHAAIWITAIIFSAIHFQFYGFIPRMLLGALFGYIYIYTNNIAVPIWAHILNNGIALFLALYVDKALLESPQAKEINFILIVVGIVSFVICIGILKFIKKIMEKEVEENLK
- the ychF gene encoding redox-regulated ATPase YchF, with translation MGLRCGIVGLPNVGKSTLFNALSSAKAESANYPFCTIEPNVGIVTVPDERIAVLEDLITPQRTVPAIIEFVDIAGLVRGASKGEGLGNQFLANIREVDAIAHVIRCFEDDNIIHVDGKINPVLDKETIDVELQLKDLETVEKRLVRIGKAARTGDKTAKKEFEAFEKVRLHLEQGKNLRSLVLEEDEKELIDEAFLLTQKPVIYVANVDEKSIHTGNALVEQLKESVKDENAEVVMVCASIESQIAELEDPEEKEMFLEEYQLKESGLNKLIRSAYSILNLITYFTAGVKEVRAWTIERGWKAPKAASVIHTDFERGFIRAEVIKLDDYEKYRTEVALKEAGKLAVEGKEYVVTDGDVMHFRFNV
- a CDS encoding DUF2339 domain-containing protein, whose protein sequence is MDEKNNPKDEFKKEKDNLEEENEKFPNQNFEEKVNQLPKNLIPKKYTLQSSTQNADSEASDLLKVAEGFREEIQEVRSYLRRFDKDYEENVKKDPIYHHLSQMSDLTIEDDELAQRIYKNKIKEYKGTREGARQTGDMVGRGRKVYLKVFGEDATTQEKRSQPDSRYQPKEATLQNQTRALEEIYSQSKKGLEEYLGENLLNKIGIFMLIIGVIMLINFGIDSGFIGNIGQLFIGFTVGGILLALSHRERNTSKNTSATYLVGGMIILYYSANLLFEYYSVGSQIWAYAINLLITSIAVILAIAHNRKTLALMSILGGYVTSFIVVGFETTNYFALFAYLLLLNIIALAIAHRKEWDNINIFTFIASLLLFDSWIFVYADFNIGNNAITALVFATLYYVTFFLMNVIYSMGTQQRLKSFNYAMLLANVISYVIIISYVLYQIDSFGYLGAFIFGLAVFNSVYSYLLYKSDSADVKLFYTVIGYTILFFTIAIPLLVDKEYINICYVFEGVILIWVGIRSQMSVFKTASMFLIGASILVWFLDLYWAYENDLTRRFLLNGAVLSSLLAMVGLAFSIYLLKDEDENEDIGFITVGMYTNFLGGFMLLILFLIGNLELIIHKANNFGSNDFRLILIGLFNIIYAVGVWQFAKTVKWHGVTQIMGGMVFLMALVYLGLVQPQAMDLLLEHIRTKSAESHWLTNSNALSQYLGHYINLFITLFGLILLTRDVYYEDGEKSVMYAITIYILCFAVVAYLSLELRNAVIWIFYDIGDGLEGKDAILEINSQFGYPILWAFLSVTAITLGMKYKIKEVRLFALILFIVLLAKFAFWDFWRMGRVEGIITFVIVGAILLRIGWKYNQLKKIVMEGELQEIYQNTSETETPRPQPTGRIPSERQPTQETKNRRNPNSNRNIGSEMNEEDKKKEQDELADLPPPPKPRPEDRTPNKPNKEDE